A single genomic interval of Cupriavidus sp. MP-37 harbors:
- a CDS encoding PaaI family thioesterase → MTTEQERLLLRDTIEAGFRQAAFVNDVGIALADCGPGWCESTLAITARHLQHGGIVHAGVQATMADHTAGAAASTILEAGQHVVTAEFKINLLRAVRSERLRCRADVLKSGRSIIVVEADVFADVHGESVLVSRLNATMSVLDLA, encoded by the coding sequence ATGACTACCGAACAGGAACGGCTGCTGCTGCGCGACACCATCGAGGCCGGCTTCCGCCAGGCCGCCTTCGTCAACGACGTCGGCATTGCGCTGGCGGACTGCGGGCCCGGCTGGTGCGAGTCCACGCTGGCGATCACGGCGCGCCACCTGCAGCATGGCGGCATCGTGCACGCGGGCGTGCAGGCCACCATGGCCGACCACACCGCCGGCGCGGCGGCATCGACCATCCTGGAAGCCGGCCAGCACGTGGTCACCGCGGAGTTCAAGATCAACTTGCTGCGCGCCGTGCGCAGCGAACGGCTGCGCTGCCGCGCCGACGTGCTCAAGTCCGGCCGTTCCATCATCGTGGTCGAGGCCGACGTGTTCGCCGACGTCCATGGCGAATCCGTGCTGGTCAGCCGGCTCAACGCGACCATGAGCGTGCTCGACCTGGCCTGA
- the yidD gene encoding membrane protein insertion efficiency factor YidD: protein MKRILLALLRVYKIALSPYLGSQCRFLPTCSDYARDAIVHHGAAHGSWMAACRLCRCHPFAQGGYDPVPGTEADTPVHAATGHAPVAIRLPRP from the coding sequence ATGAAGCGAATCCTGCTAGCCCTGCTGCGCGTCTACAAGATCGCCCTCAGCCCTTACCTGGGCTCGCAGTGCCGCTTCCTGCCGACCTGTTCCGACTACGCCCGCGACGCCATCGTCCATCATGGCGCCGCGCACGGCAGCTGGATGGCCGCCTGCCGGCTGTGCCGCTGCCATCCTTTCGCGCAAGGCGGGTATGATCCCGTGCCGGGCACGGAAGCTGACACGCCAGTCCATGCCGCCACAGGCCATGCGCCCGTGGCAATCCGTCTGCCCAGACCCTGA
- the tam gene encoding trans-aconitate 2-methyltransferase, whose protein sequence is MSWSAHQYVAFEDERTRPVRDLVAAIPNEIARSAVDIGCGPGNSTEVLLARYAGASVTGLDSSQDMIDAARKRLPDVQFRVADIGAWDDAGPYDVILANAVLQWLPDHGRLFPELVSKLSQGGTLAVQMPDNLEEPAHQLMRRVAAEGPWADKLAGASKARAERAPARWYYELLRPLCQRVDVWLTTYHHPLAGGPAAVVEWFKGSGLRPFLQPLDEAERAAYLARYQTEIANAYPALPDGSVLLPFPRLFIVATR, encoded by the coding sequence ATGAGCTGGTCCGCCCACCAATACGTCGCCTTCGAAGACGAACGCACCCGCCCGGTCCGTGACCTGGTGGCTGCCATTCCCAACGAGATCGCGCGCAGCGCGGTGGATATCGGCTGCGGGCCGGGCAATTCCACCGAGGTGCTGCTGGCGCGCTACGCCGGTGCGTCGGTGACCGGGCTGGACAGTTCGCAGGACATGATCGACGCCGCGCGCAAGCGCCTGCCCGACGTGCAGTTCCGCGTGGCCGATATCGGCGCCTGGGACGATGCCGGCCCGTACGACGTGATCCTGGCGAACGCCGTGCTGCAGTGGCTGCCCGACCACGGCCGCCTGTTTCCCGAACTCGTCTCGAAGCTTTCCCAGGGCGGCACGCTTGCCGTGCAGATGCCGGACAACCTCGAAGAACCCGCGCACCAGCTGATGCGCCGGGTGGCGGCGGAAGGCCCGTGGGCCGACAAGCTGGCCGGGGCCAGCAAGGCCCGCGCCGAACGCGCGCCGGCGCGCTGGTACTACGAGCTGCTGCGCCCGCTGTGCCAGCGCGTGGACGTGTGGCTGACCACCTACCACCATCCGCTCGCCGGCGGCCCGGCCGCGGTGGTGGAGTGGTTCAAGGGCAGCGGCCTGCGTCCGTTCCTGCAGCCGCTGGACGAGGCCGAGCGGGCCGCCTACCTGGCCCGCTACCAGACCGAGATCGCCAACGCGTATCCGGCGCTGCCGGATGGCTCGGTGCTGCTGCCGTTCCCGCGGCTGTTTATCGTGGCGACGCGCTGA
- a CDS encoding CHAD domain-containing protein yields the protein MNADANSPRLRRKTRPAAAFAALAQASLARIDACLDQLQHRDDPEDLHQLRIALRQARAVVWAMGPALPRQERDRWKRDLRTLARATSEVRDWDVLLAETIEPARELEPHDTILAAIAGTARQRRDAAREAMLAALAAYRDWPLPALHRDLAHLAHLAARARNDGARLAPFARQRVRRGRKQLRALARSAREGDPVAVHAQRIAGKRLRYAIEALAPVLPARYTRRLHRKLVKRQARLGRMVDGIVARRLMAECLAVQAMPDDAAPPLPGAS from the coding sequence ATGAACGCCGACGCCAATTCCCCCAGGCTGCGCCGCAAGACGCGGCCCGCCGCTGCCTTTGCCGCGCTGGCGCAAGCCAGCCTGGCGCGCATCGACGCGTGCCTGGATCAGTTGCAGCACCGCGACGACCCGGAAGACCTGCACCAGCTGCGCATCGCGCTGCGCCAGGCGCGCGCGGTGGTGTGGGCCATGGGCCCGGCCTTGCCGCGGCAGGAGCGCGACCGCTGGAAGCGCGACCTGCGCACGCTGGCGCGCGCCACCAGCGAAGTCCGCGACTGGGACGTCTTGCTGGCAGAGACCATCGAACCGGCCCGCGAACTGGAGCCGCACGACACAATACTGGCCGCTATCGCCGGCACCGCCCGGCAGCGCCGAGACGCCGCGCGCGAAGCGATGCTGGCGGCGCTGGCCGCCTACCGCGACTGGCCGCTGCCCGCGCTGCATCGCGACCTGGCGCACCTGGCGCATCTTGCCGCCCGCGCCCGCAACGATGGCGCACGCCTCGCGCCCTTTGCGCGCCAGCGCGTGCGCCGCGGCCGCAAGCAGCTGCGGGCGCTGGCCAGAAGCGCGCGCGAGGGCGATCCCGTCGCGGTGCACGCGCAGCGCATCGCCGGCAAGCGGCTGCGCTATGCGATCGAGGCCCTGGCGCCGGTATTGCCGGCGCGCTATACCAGGCGCCTGCATCGCAAGCTGGTCAAACGGCAGGCCCGGCTGGGGCGTATGGTCGACGGCATCGTCGCGCGGCGCCTGATGGCCGAGTGCCTGGCGGTGCAGGCGATGCCGGACGATGCGGCGCCGCCGCTGCCCGGCGCCAGCTGA
- a CDS encoding glycosyltransferase has protein sequence MRLTLITFGTQGDCRPIVALALGLREAGHDVLMLGERSAAPLAAEHGIPFEPMAGDIQQTLAPGGALHKLMTEGGNVAEATRAFGHIAADNTEAWMAQLAQAARDADGIVFSGLTAYVALSVGEQLGKPVIGAGMFPISPTRAFPSALLPPVRMPGWANRASHHLINFVLWRMFRNATNAARSRLFGVPARKAMWPAFPTLYAMSPQLVPRPRDWHGDWLVTGAWTLPPQPDWQPDAPLRDFLAAGEAPLYIGFGSMAGFDRHKVVSALVQAVDGRRALFYPGWSGIDVAALPANFHVVGATPHDWLLPRVAAAIHHGGAGTTHAAAAAGVPSIVLPFAGDQFFWAGRLAALGVAPRHVPGHKIDAPRLAAMIAFTEQPATRARAATLGRAVAAERGVDHAVAAIGRFCGRQGA, from the coding sequence ATGCGCCTGACCCTCATCACCTTCGGCACCCAGGGCGACTGCCGCCCCATCGTCGCCCTGGCCCTGGGCTTGCGTGAAGCCGGCCACGACGTGCTGATGCTCGGCGAACGCTCGGCGGCGCCGCTGGCGGCGGAGCACGGCATCCCGTTCGAGCCCATGGCGGGCGATATCCAGCAGACGCTGGCGCCGGGCGGCGCGCTGCACAAGCTGATGACCGAGGGCGGCAACGTGGCCGAGGCCACGCGCGCGTTCGGGCACATTGCCGCGGACAACACCGAGGCGTGGATGGCGCAGCTGGCGCAGGCGGCGCGCGATGCGGATGGCATCGTATTCTCGGGGCTGACGGCGTATGTGGCGCTGTCAGTGGGCGAGCAGCTCGGCAAGCCGGTGATCGGGGCGGGCATGTTCCCGATCTCGCCGACGCGGGCGTTTCCGTCGGCGCTGCTGCCGCCGGTGAGGATGCCGGGGTGGGCCAACCGCGCCAGCCATCACCTGATCAACTTCGTGCTGTGGCGGATGTTCCGCAACGCGACCAATGCGGCGCGGTCGCGGCTGTTCGGCGTGCCGGCGCGCAAGGCGATGTGGCCGGCGTTTCCGACGCTGTATGCGATGTCGCCGCAGCTGGTGCCGCGTCCGCGGGACTGGCATGGCGACTGGCTGGTGACCGGCGCCTGGACCCTGCCGCCGCAGCCGGACTGGCAGCCGGATGCGCCGCTGCGCGACTTCCTCGCGGCGGGCGAGGCGCCGCTCTATATCGGTTTCGGCAGCATGGCGGGCTTTGACCGGCACAAGGTGGTGTCGGCGCTGGTGCAGGCGGTCGATGGCCGGCGCGCGTTGTTCTATCCGGGCTGGAGCGGCATCGACGTGGCGGCGTTGCCGGCCAACTTCCACGTGGTGGGCGCGACGCCGCATGACTGGCTGCTGCCGCGCGTGGCCGCGGCCATCCACCATGGCGGGGCAGGGACCACGCATGCGGCGGCGGCGGCCGGCGTGCCGTCGATCGTGCTGCCGTTTGCGGGCGACCAGTTTTTCTGGGCGGGCCGGCTGGCGGCACTGGGCGTGGCGCCGCGGCATGTCCCTGGGCACAAGATCGATGCGCCGCGGCTGGCGGCGATGATCGCCTTCACCGAGCAGCCCGCCACGCGCGCACGCGCCGCCACGCTGGGCCGAGCGGTGGCGGCCGAGCGCGGCGTCGACCATGCCGTCGCGGCGATCGGGCGCTTTTGCGGCAGGCAGGGCGCATAA
- a CDS encoding M14 family metallopeptidase produces the protein MTHQPTAPLEAYPVDVAFPDIRAYAAGNTGIPYLYTFDSGQPGPHVMVNALTHGNEVCGAIAVKALLDHGLRPRRGRLTLAFANVDAYHRFDPARPDASRFVDQDFNRVWTAKVLDDAGLDSSELRRARAMRPVIDTVDLLLDLHSMHEKSRPLIVSGPLDKGIALSRALGAPADVIVDEGHPEGRRMRDYDGFGDAASPRNALLIECGQHWEPAAVTVAQDSTARFLLHAGIVQESDLPAGWLQPLPAAQRVVRVTEPVVATSMDFRFAGPYTGLETFTEAGTVIGWRDGEPVVTPYPDCVLVMPSLRQLRPGVTVVRLGRLER, from the coding sequence ATGACCCACCAGCCCACCGCTCCCCTCGAAGCCTACCCCGTCGACGTCGCCTTCCCCGACATCCGCGCCTACGCCGCCGGCAACACCGGCATCCCCTACCTCTACACCTTCGACAGCGGCCAGCCCGGCCCGCACGTGATGGTCAACGCGCTGACGCACGGCAACGAAGTCTGCGGCGCCATCGCCGTCAAGGCGCTGCTCGACCACGGCCTGCGCCCGCGCCGCGGCCGCCTGACGCTGGCCTTTGCCAACGTCGACGCGTACCACCGCTTCGATCCCGCCAGGCCGGACGCCTCGCGCTTTGTCGACCAGGACTTCAACCGCGTCTGGACCGCGAAGGTGCTCGATGACGCCGGGCTCGATTCCTCGGAGCTGCGCCGCGCGCGCGCCATGCGGCCGGTGATCGATACCGTCGACCTGCTGCTGGACCTGCATTCGATGCATGAGAAAAGCCGGCCGCTGATCGTCTCCGGGCCGCTGGACAAGGGCATCGCGCTGTCGCGCGCGCTCGGTGCGCCGGCCGACGTGATCGTCGACGAAGGCCATCCCGAAGGCCGCCGCATGCGCGACTACGATGGCTTCGGCGATGCCGCCAGCCCGCGCAACGCGCTGCTGATCGAATGCGGCCAGCACTGGGAGCCGGCCGCCGTGACGGTGGCGCAGGACAGCACCGCGCGCTTCCTGCTGCACGCCGGCATCGTTCAGGAGAGCGACCTGCCGGCCGGCTGGCTGCAGCCGCTGCCCGCCGCGCAGCGCGTGGTGCGCGTGACCGAGCCGGTGGTGGCCACCAGCATGGACTTCCGCTTTGCCGGCCCCTACACCGGGCTGGAAACGTTTACCGAGGCCGGGACCGTAATCGGCTGGCGCGACGGCGAGCCGGTGGTGACGCCGTATCCGGATTGCGTGCTGGTGATGCCATCGCTGCGCCAGCTGCGCCCGGGCGTGACCGTGGTGCGCCTGGGCCGGCTGGAGCGCTGA
- a CDS encoding OB-fold putative lipoprotein, whose product MLNRTQQILIAIVAMAVLGMLWFAGNDRRDDVGGAAPEAQADAQADAQADVQAAASDVRGVPHNGTLDPISIDPQRPADRLPQLQADALLNAYRDNPAQADRRYLNQYLIVEGVASGIRRDGEQVFVDIRTNDPGANVRALLLPRQICGPAGRECEVEARATMVRRGQKVAVECNGAGLADGMPLLRDCLLRGGAN is encoded by the coding sequence ATGTTGAACCGTACCCAGCAGATCCTCATTGCCATCGTCGCCATGGCTGTCCTTGGCATGTTGTGGTTTGCCGGCAATGACCGACGCGACGATGTTGGCGGCGCGGCACCCGAGGCGCAGGCCGACGCGCAGGCCGACGCGCAGGCCGACGTGCAGGCCGCGGCCAGCGACGTGCGCGGCGTGCCGCACAACGGCACGCTGGACCCGATCAGCATCGACCCGCAGCGCCCCGCCGACCGCCTGCCGCAGCTGCAGGCCGACGCGCTGCTGAATGCGTACCGCGACAATCCCGCGCAAGCCGACCGGCGCTACCTGAACCAGTACCTGATCGTCGAAGGCGTGGCCAGCGGCATCCGCCGCGACGGCGAGCAGGTCTTTGTCGACATCCGCACCAACGACCCCGGCGCCAATGTGCGCGCGCTGCTGCTGCCGCGCCAGATCTGCGGCCCGGCCGGGCGCGAGTGTGAAGTGGAAGCGCGCGCCACCATGGTGCGGCGCGGCCAGAAGGTGGCGGTGGAGTGCAACGGCGCGGGACTCGCCGATGGCATGCCGCTGCTGCGCGACTGCCTGCTGCGCGGCGGCGCCAACTGA
- a CDS encoding Sbal_3080 family lipoprotein, whose product MKLALLAACAGLLLTGCSTYQAVTPVDRLDPTDPVVAFQLPAGGGPLGNYGANGTLLCVVVNPVSGNDFVENFLSSLRRRNFEVKVLQAQTSIASCPMVALYTARGAWYWNAYLNNADITVFRNGDRVGKAIYNANRSAGGLNLSNFVQPSSKLDELVEQLFPGMLPPPAGTATTPAEQDAAPAA is encoded by the coding sequence ATGAAGCTTGCACTGCTGGCGGCCTGCGCGGGCCTGCTGCTCACCGGCTGCTCGACCTACCAGGCCGTGACGCCGGTCGACCGCCTTGACCCCACCGATCCCGTGGTCGCGTTCCAGCTGCCGGCCGGCGGCGGCCCGCTGGGCAACTACGGCGCCAACGGCACGCTGCTGTGCGTGGTGGTGAACCCGGTCAGCGGCAATGACTTTGTCGAGAACTTTTTGTCGTCGCTGCGGCGGCGCAATTTCGAGGTGAAAGTGCTGCAGGCGCAGACCTCGATCGCGTCGTGCCCGATGGTGGCGCTGTACACCGCGCGCGGCGCGTGGTACTGGAACGCCTACCTGAACAACGCCGACATCACCGTGTTCCGCAATGGCGACCGGGTCGGCAAGGCGATCTACAACGCCAACCGCAGCGCCGGCGGGCTGAACCTGAGCAACTTCGTGCAGCCGTCGTCCAAGCTCGATGAACTGGTCGAGCAGCTGTTCCCCGGCATGCTGCCGCCGCCCGCAGGCACGGCGACCACACCGGCCGAGCAAGATGCGGCACCTGCGGCCTGA
- the yidC gene encoding membrane protein insertase YidC yields MDIKRTILWVIFSMSLVLLYDNWQRANGHASMFFPSTTQQQAASAPAASGAAAQGDVPKANVQPGAAAPAAGASPQAAAQPTGEKIVVTTDTVRAEIDTAGGIVSRLELLKEHEKDGKPVVLFERDNVRTYMARSGLIGGDLPNHTTLFTAAPGPRALDGAEQLQVVLSAEKSGVKLVKTYTFRKGSYVVDSKFDVTNAGTAPVSPTLYLELARDGSKVEQSQFYSTFTGPAVYTDADKYHKIDFEDIAKGKATVPAAANNGWVAMVQHYFASAWIPQTGKERSFYVQQIDPHLYRVGVQQPLGELAPGATVSTDARLFAGPQEEHMLEKIAPGLELVKDYGWLTILAKPLFWLLEKLHGFLGNWGWSIIALTVLIKLVFFPLSAASYKSMGKMKDLQPRMTSIRERYKSDPQKMNQEMMALYRTEKVNPLGGCLPIVIQIPVFIALYWVLLSSVEMRGAPWLGWIHDLSVPDPFYILPIVMAVSMFVQTKLNPTPPDPVQAKVMMIMPLVFSVMFFFFPAGLVLYWVVNNILSIAQQWQINRMLGKGKAAVVAKS; encoded by the coding sequence ATGGATATCAAACGCACCATCCTCTGGGTCATCTTCTCGATGTCCCTCGTGCTGCTCTACGACAACTGGCAGCGCGCCAACGGCCATGCGTCGATGTTCTTCCCGAGCACGACGCAGCAGCAGGCCGCTTCGGCGCCGGCCGCCAGCGGCGCGGCCGCGCAGGGCGACGTGCCCAAGGCCAACGTCCAGCCTGGCGCAGCCGCGCCGGCCGCGGGCGCCTCGCCGCAGGCCGCGGCCCAGCCCACCGGCGAGAAGATCGTGGTGACCACCGACACGGTGCGCGCCGAGATCGACACCGCCGGCGGCATCGTGTCGCGCCTGGAGCTGCTCAAGGAGCATGAGAAGGACGGCAAGCCGGTGGTGCTGTTCGAGCGCGACAACGTGCGCACCTACATGGCCCGCTCGGGCCTGATCGGCGGCGACCTGCCCAACCACACCACGCTGTTCACCGCGGCCCCGGGCCCGCGCGCGCTGGACGGCGCCGAGCAGCTGCAGGTGGTGCTGAGCGCCGAGAAGAGCGGCGTGAAGCTGGTCAAGACCTACACCTTCCGCAAGGGCAGCTACGTGGTCGACAGCAAGTTCGACGTGACCAACGCGGGCACCGCGCCGGTCTCGCCGACGCTTTACCTGGAGCTGGCGCGCGACGGCAGCAAGGTCGAGCAATCGCAGTTCTACAGCACCTTCACCGGTCCGGCGGTCTACACCGACGCCGACAAGTACCACAAGATCGACTTCGAAGACATCGCCAAGGGCAAGGCCACCGTGCCGGCCGCCGCCAACAACGGCTGGGTGGCGATGGTGCAGCACTACTTTGCCTCGGCGTGGATTCCGCAGACCGGCAAGGAGCGCAGCTTCTACGTGCAGCAGATCGATCCGCACCTGTACCGCGTGGGCGTGCAGCAGCCGCTGGGCGAACTGGCCCCGGGCGCGACGGTCAGCACCGATGCGCGCCTGTTCGCCGGCCCGCAGGAAGAGCACATGCTCGAGAAGATCGCCCCGGGCCTGGAGCTGGTGAAGGACTACGGCTGGCTGACCATCCTGGCCAAGCCGCTGTTCTGGCTGCTGGAGAAGCTGCACGGCTTCCTCGGCAACTGGGGCTGGTCGATCATCGCGCTGACGGTGCTGATCAAGCTGGTGTTCTTCCCGCTGTCGGCGGCAAGCTACAAGTCCATGGGCAAGATGAAGGACCTGCAGCCGCGCATGACGTCGATCCGCGAGCGCTACAAGAGCGACCCGCAGAAGATGAACCAGGAGATGATGGCGCTGTACCGCACCGAGAAGGTCAACCCGCTCGGCGGCTGCCTGCCGATCGTGATCCAGATCCCGGTGTTCATCGCGCTGTACTGGGTGCTGCTGTCGTCGGTGGAAATGCGCGGCGCGCCGTGGCTGGGCTGGATCCATGACCTGTCGGTGCCGGATCCGTTCTACATCCTGCCGATCGTGATGGCCGTGTCGATGTTCGTGCAGACCAAGCTGAACCCGACCCCGCCGGATCCGGTGCAGGCCAAGGTGATGATGATCATGCCGCTGGTGTTCTCGGTGATGTTCTTCTTCTTCCCGGCCGGCCTGGTGCTGTACTGGGTGGTGAACAACATCCTGTCGATCGCGCAGCAGTGGCAGATCAACCGGATGCTGGGCAAGGGCAAGGCCGCGGTGGTGGCCAAGAGCTGA
- the mnmE gene encoding tRNA uridine-5-carboxymethylaminomethyl(34) synthesis GTPase MnmE, with the protein MTAPQLPIAAIATAPGRGGIGVVRVSGPDVGPVMRAVCGQALKPRHATYLPFLDGNGKVIDHGLALYFPAPNSYTGEEVLELQGHGGPVVMQMLLTRCLQAGDGIGLRLAEPGEFTRRAFLNDKLDLAQAEAVADLIEASTEAAARSAARSMEGEFSNAIRQLVDKVIHLRMLVEATLDFPEEEIDFLEQSDARGQLAAIRNELGAVLAQARQGALLREGLSVVLAGQPNVGKSSLLNALAGAELAIVTPIAGTTRDRVRETIQIDGIPLHIIDTAGLRDEAADEVERIGIERTWDAIRRADIVLHLVDATDYLRHGLSEIDDAIDDKLSGQLPPGAPIVRIVNKIDKAPSVGEVMFGGNRPHVVAANGPNPTEIWISARTGAGIELLRRELLRLIGWQSGNEGTFLARERHLTALRQAQSHLDVAADQSERQAQALDLFAEELRLAQEHLNSITGEFTSDDLLGTIFTRFCIGK; encoded by the coding sequence ATGACTGCTCCCCAGCTTCCCATTGCCGCCATCGCCACCGCGCCCGGCCGCGGCGGCATCGGCGTGGTGCGCGTGTCCGGCCCCGATGTCGGCCCCGTGATGCGCGCCGTCTGCGGCCAGGCCCTGAAGCCGCGCCACGCCACCTACCTGCCGTTTCTCGACGGCAACGGCAAGGTCATCGACCATGGCCTGGCGCTGTATTTCCCCGCGCCCAATTCCTATACCGGCGAGGAAGTGCTGGAGCTGCAGGGCCACGGCGGCCCGGTGGTGATGCAGATGCTGCTGACGCGCTGCCTGCAGGCCGGCGACGGCATCGGCCTGCGCCTGGCCGAGCCCGGCGAGTTCACGCGCCGCGCCTTCCTCAACGACAAGCTCGACCTGGCCCAGGCCGAGGCCGTGGCCGACCTGATCGAGGCCAGCACCGAGGCCGCGGCGCGCTCCGCCGCGCGCTCGATGGAGGGCGAATTTTCCAACGCCATCCGCCAGCTGGTGGACAAGGTCATCCACCTGCGCATGCTGGTCGAGGCGACGCTGGATTTCCCCGAGGAAGAAATCGATTTCCTGGAGCAGTCCGACGCGCGCGGCCAGCTTGCCGCCATCCGCAATGAACTGGGCGCGGTGCTGGCGCAGGCGCGCCAGGGCGCGCTGCTGCGCGAAGGGCTGTCGGTGGTGCTGGCGGGCCAGCCCAACGTGGGGAAGTCGTCGCTGCTGAACGCGCTGGCCGGCGCGGAGCTGGCCATCGTCACGCCGATTGCCGGCACCACGCGCGACCGCGTGCGCGAGACCATCCAGATCGACGGCATCCCGCTGCATATCATCGACACCGCCGGCCTGCGCGACGAAGCCGCCGACGAGGTCGAGCGCATCGGCATCGAACGCACCTGGGACGCCATCCGCCGCGCCGACATCGTGCTGCACCTGGTCGACGCCACCGACTACCTGCGCCACGGCCTGTCCGAGATCGACGACGCCATCGACGACAAGCTCAGCGGCCAGCTGCCGCCGGGCGCGCCGATCGTGCGCATCGTCAACAAGATCGACAAGGCCCCGTCGGTGGGCGAGGTCATGTTCGGCGGCAACCGCCCGCACGTGGTCGCCGCCAACGGCCCCAACCCGACCGAGATCTGGATCTCGGCCCGCACCGGCGCCGGCATCGAACTGCTGCGCCGCGAACTGCTGCGGCTGATCGGCTGGCAGTCGGGCAACGAAGGCACCTTCCTCGCACGCGAACGGCACCTGACCGCGCTGCGTCAGGCGCAATCGCACCTCGACGTGGCCGCCGACCAGAGCGAACGCCAGGCGCAGGCGCTGGACTTGTTTGCGGAAGAACTGCGGCTGGCGCAGGAGCACCTGAACAGCATTACCGGGGAGTTCACCAGCGATGATTTGCTGGGGACGATTTTTACGCGGTTTTGTATTGGGAAGTAG
- the rnpA gene encoding ribonuclease P protein component: MSAHAFPKAARLTKTDEFSSVFALRPRRRSTHFVLYVRPNDRPEGRLGVVVGKKFAPRAAERNLVKRMARELFRQRREQLGGRDVLLRLQAKFPRAEFATRAAVRRACAAEIASLLEVAARPLPPPAPPASPPAPPSAAPAASPSQSQPPGQPA; this comes from the coding sequence GTGTCAGCCCATGCCTTCCCCAAAGCCGCGAGGCTTACAAAGACGGATGAGTTTTCATCCGTTTTTGCTTTGCGGCCCCGGCGGCGCAGCACCCACTTCGTGCTCTATGTCCGCCCCAACGACCGGCCGGAAGGCCGCCTGGGCGTGGTGGTGGGCAAGAAGTTCGCGCCGCGCGCCGCCGAGCGCAACCTGGTGAAGCGCATGGCGCGCGAGCTGTTCCGCCAGCGCCGCGAACAACTGGGGGGCCGCGACGTGCTGCTGCGCCTGCAAGCGAAGTTTCCGCGCGCGGAATTTGCGACGCGCGCGGCGGTCCGAAGGGCATGCGCGGCGGAAATCGCCAGCCTGCTCGAGGTAGCGGCCAGGCCACTGCCGCCACCCGCGCCGCCTGCCTCGCCCCCGGCACCGCCCAGCGCGGCGCCAGCGGCGAGCCCCTCGCAAAGCCAGCCACCCGGCCAGCCAGCCTGA